One Micromonospora sp. FIMYZ51 genomic window carries:
- a CDS encoding amino acid adenylation domain-containing protein — protein sequence MPNPDLRGDFVKRLASYDGPELDIPADYPRCPSQALCRAAERFPDSGTVAVAAPGNAEFVSYPTLLDRSRRLLAGLRQRGLTAGDHVVVYSSEPLHFFTMFWACALGGFRPLLVARPTDPAARAAVSDRMDHAVRLLDSPVILCDDAAPAELSDDLVVLDTTRYGELPPAMDAHQPDPQDVALLMMSSGSTGPPKLIQLTVRGLVEFAAGTPALLPIRPGDTTLNWLPLDHSGAFLLYHLLGVFVGGTNVHAPTELILADPLCWLDLISEYQVNHTWSPNFGYQLVNEALSAQPDRHWDLSSVASMVNGGEQITVPVMAEFLRVTAPFGIRPEVLVPAWGMTETVTAISFARPGLTPNVYRVGRSESDGGLDWADEKADSGDCLTFVGVGAPAPGASLRVVDDDNVVLPEGRIGRLQVCSARVTPGYFGNPAADRAAFVPDDDGLRTWLDTRDLAFGKDGQIVIAGRQGDRIILNGHNHYAHDIETLVATVPGVVPGAVAACGVPNERTGTENLVVFLGTDDAAPGETLREVQRVLFARSRLSARAVAVPLAAFPRTPSGKIQRSLLRQRFIDGEFTPAPTAPATAEVPVGLLNRVRAVFRAVLDADIDERAPFHELGIDSVALVRLHTRLQRELGLEFSKLALFEHPSVAALTSHLRSLDAAPTRLPGTPAGTVAEQRIAIIGMAARLPGAETLDAYWANLAAGVVSVRHFDPEELVAAGLSVDDGFVPVTGALADVDAFDAEFFGISAAEAEVTDPAHRLFLECCYHALEHGGYAGSAAGARIGVFAGSGMNLYTHQNYLLNNLLGARDDAVGAIQTAIGTQPDFLATRVAYRLGLTGPAVGVQTACSTSLVAVHLACQALRTGDADLALAGAAAVHVPQVTGYRPYPGSILSPTGQCRAFDADADGTVGGNGVAAVLLKRLDRALADGDTIHAVILGSAINNDGRGKVGFTAPSVAGQVDVIERALDQAGVPAETISYLEAHGTGTPLGDPVELRAASQALRNRTDRVGFCTVGSVKPNIGHLDSCAGLAGLIKTVLMLSHRTLVPQVNLRRPNPELELDGSPFVLSDTLRQWRTDGGPLRAGVSALGVGGTNAHVVLEEAPASPQREPAGPMLHVLPLSAAHPQALVELTGRMREHLRAHPDLPVADLISTAAVGRPHLRHRIAVVADSTAEFATALGAATAGEAPATGSPSVALAFTGQGAARLGMASDLYAAFPAFRRVLDDCERMYAGHQGGSLLALLCGQHDEQDWPTETAQPALFAYQVALAELWRTLGIEPHVVLGHSIGEYAALCVAGALSVADGMRLTILRGELMQHLVPPGAMIGLLADRAAVDELCAATGVGLAAINGAEEYVLAGSEADVGQAAGWLDRRGIGWRRLTVDRAFHSAGLTPVADAFADQAAMVSMSPLTIPMASTVTGRLLAPGTVLDVGYLTSQISQPVRFADALGTVVTEQCRLFLEIGPDAVLSGVGRRSAAGTLWVPAQRRGVSSVRATEHAFAELYRHGCALDWAAVAGGGGRVALPSYPFRRRRYWIDAGAANTATVGGGAAQLHRRAAAGVGDPAEGGLPEQADSPAAEPAHRPPDVLARIRELTARQLGAPPADVHPDRTFLELGADSLTMLRVVQEVRQSFGVTLTARELFTDSDTPRRLSAMIADQLPAAARQGVRPQPATVAAPVAPVCAEPALEAPSTVPTAASAPVLDVIDRQLRLAGQLVGEVTGIIREQLSMLTVQVDAPARGPSHPTPLTTTPLPPTAEPARPASPSVADRAKAGTCDFSLYFFGSYPDQSQQDKYGAILEAARFGDKHGFHGVWFPERHFHAFGGLFPNPVVLAAAVARETSRIRINAGSVVLPLHDPIRVAEEWSVVDNLSGGRVGLCVASGWHANDFALRPDAFGRHRDLMYEHLDTVQALWTGASVPARSGSGEQIDVQVFPRPLQALPPMFVAAVANPDTYRSAAARGLGVVTNLMMQSIEQLAENISLYRRTRQAHGLDPDGGRVAVLVHTYLGTDLERARAEAFEPFCDYLRSSLSLLGGVTNSLGLQIDRDTPEEDVEFLLERAYIRYCEERALIGTADSAAPIINQLVAAGADEIACFVDFGVTAEQMLRSLHLVNQARERHQRPAGDEQPDRRAPLSAAQRGMWFLEQLHPGRASYHEPKAIRLTGPLDVTALEWALAKVIERQAALRTVIHDSDGEPYQLIRPSVQVDCPLLDETGIPAEEAIRRTVAGLTAEPIDLATGPLLRAGLIHLGPDDHVLVFVAHHIVFDSFSTAVLVQDLAAFYRSWPAYPSALAPLSLSYSDHVRERLATPEQRRRHLDYWSSNLRDAPVLRLPTDRPRPAVTTGRGAALVHHLDTDLTRSVERFGKRHRVTPFMTLLGGIAVALGTFSGQDDVVLGTVLTNRPPGTEHLIGLFIDTVPLRIDLSGMPSFDRVVQRIRDTSVEAFDHAGVGFDELVAAVNPERDPSHNPLFQILVEYESAATVDFDPPAVHATLLDVPSDRAPLDLTLYLTHHVDHIECFVEYSTDLFDEAFVRRLLEYVETVLRRACGTPDLDLPALTAPTDVDRDAISRWSGEYRDAPTSCLHELVEQQVARTPDGIALLDGDVQVTYRELDRRANALAWHLHDRGVRQDQFVGVCLSRGVDLIVVLLGVHKAGAAYLPLDHSLPDSRLSFMVSDSGAVLLVTDDEKLASRLGVPALTVPHADPRAHRAPPTQSGPDSLAYCIYTSGSTGRPKGVAVPHRGPANLVGFYLRHRPALRTLQWTSVSFDVSVQEIFTTLASGAALVLIPDSARYEPAVVAQTIRRHQVERLFMPFTPLKYLMASVSAMPSLRELVSAGEELTVTPPLRRFLAAHPDCLLYNEYGPTEASIIATVQHVDPAAGDRPPIGRPVDNVVVRLLDGQGRPVPVGATGEIYLGGACLAREYVGRSDETAKAFVPDPVVPAARLYRTRDLGRWLPDGSLQYLGRVDEQVKIRGYRVEPEEAERALLALEGVRDAAVVAIRDPRGDTCLVGYVVLVADVPADVVAGFEAQLRGTLPGYLIPSRFVEMDELPVNVSGKLDRARLPEPQWRTQPGARPTTDLERALHEMWSAQLGVAHVPVDASFFSLGGHSLTAVELVNRIRAGLTVELQVSDLFAAPSIRSLAQRITAARVSDTAAVTSVQQRAWRLHHSNPKPAVYNVGHRIWLDGDLDIAVLEDTLGALVGRHAALRTRFVAEAGELRQEVRTDVPVELPVHDLSGSPDRVDRWCQDLVERAFALDEAPLWRAQLGRLGERRSVLVLVLHHSICDGWSMGVIWRELSSIYTDLVRGETVELPPAVGYPDYARWRAAQLEGERRNALVAFWRTALADVPLRVNLPVDRPHPGKLSGNGALHRFEIPTRVAQLVETTARAIDSTPAAVLTGAFAVWMAGLCGQRDLVIALSSANRLHSEHVGVVGPVGEALPVRVTLSTGLRFDEVVRAVTERTLVALDHHALPLGQVAEALGVSLPTPQVLFSVVTTPPPVIDLPRVTTEIESLPVTGTARTELYVVLVPTGDRIEAVFEYSTDLFTEHTVAGWASDFVAVLGRVVGAPYDEIGEMPR from the coding sequence GTGCCGAATCCCGACCTTCGAGGGGACTTCGTGAAGAGACTGGCGAGCTACGACGGACCGGAACTGGATATCCCGGCGGACTACCCCCGGTGTCCGTCCCAGGCTCTGTGTCGGGCGGCCGAAAGGTTCCCCGATTCGGGGACGGTTGCCGTCGCTGCACCGGGGAACGCCGAGTTCGTCTCCTACCCGACACTCCTCGACAGGTCCCGCCGTCTGCTCGCCGGGTTGCGCCAACGCGGTCTGACCGCAGGTGACCACGTCGTGGTGTACAGCTCTGAGCCACTGCACTTCTTCACCATGTTCTGGGCATGTGCGCTCGGCGGGTTCCGTCCGCTCCTGGTGGCCCGCCCCACCGATCCGGCGGCACGTGCCGCCGTCAGCGACCGGATGGACCACGCCGTGCGGCTGCTCGACAGCCCGGTCATCCTGTGTGACGACGCAGCACCGGCGGAACTCTCGGACGACCTCGTTGTCCTCGACACCACCCGGTACGGCGAACTCCCGCCCGCCATGGACGCACATCAGCCGGATCCGCAGGATGTGGCTCTGCTGATGATGTCCTCCGGCAGCACCGGACCGCCGAAACTCATCCAGCTGACGGTGCGAGGTCTGGTGGAGTTCGCTGCTGGGACCCCTGCACTGCTGCCGATCCGGCCGGGCGACACCACACTCAACTGGCTCCCACTGGACCACAGTGGAGCATTTCTGCTCTACCACCTGCTCGGCGTCTTCGTCGGCGGCACGAACGTGCACGCACCCACCGAACTGATCCTCGCTGATCCGTTGTGCTGGCTTGACCTCATTTCCGAGTACCAGGTCAACCACACCTGGTCACCCAACTTCGGCTATCAGCTGGTCAACGAGGCACTGTCGGCACAACCGGACCGGCACTGGGACCTGTCGTCGGTTGCCTCGATGGTGAACGGGGGAGAGCAGATCACGGTTCCGGTCATGGCGGAGTTCCTGCGCGTGACCGCGCCCTTCGGCATCCGGCCGGAGGTGCTGGTGCCGGCGTGGGGCATGACCGAGACCGTGACCGCCATCAGCTTCGCGCGCCCCGGTTTGACCCCGAACGTGTACCGGGTCGGGCGCTCCGAGTCGGACGGCGGGCTGGATTGGGCGGACGAGAAGGCCGACTCGGGCGACTGCCTCACGTTCGTGGGGGTCGGGGCACCCGCACCTGGTGCGTCGCTGCGCGTGGTCGATGACGACAACGTGGTACTGCCAGAAGGGCGGATCGGACGGCTTCAGGTGTGTTCGGCCCGAGTCACGCCGGGATACTTCGGCAACCCGGCCGCGGACCGGGCCGCGTTCGTTCCCGACGATGACGGCCTGCGTACCTGGCTGGACACTCGTGATCTGGCGTTCGGCAAGGACGGCCAGATCGTCATCGCCGGTCGGCAGGGCGATCGGATCATTCTCAACGGGCACAACCACTACGCGCACGACATCGAGACGCTCGTCGCGACGGTGCCCGGTGTGGTGCCCGGCGCGGTGGCGGCGTGCGGCGTACCGAATGAACGAACCGGCACCGAGAACCTGGTGGTGTTCCTCGGCACCGACGACGCCGCTCCCGGCGAGACCCTCCGAGAGGTCCAGCGGGTGCTGTTCGCCCGATCGCGGCTGTCCGCCCGCGCGGTCGCGGTGCCGCTCGCGGCGTTCCCGCGGACGCCGAGTGGCAAGATCCAGCGCTCGCTGCTCCGCCAGCGCTTCATCGACGGCGAGTTCACCCCGGCACCGACCGCACCGGCCACCGCCGAGGTGCCCGTCGGACTGCTCAACCGGGTCCGGGCGGTGTTCCGCGCGGTGCTCGACGCCGACATCGACGAACGCGCACCCTTCCACGAGTTGGGCATCGACTCCGTGGCGCTGGTCCGACTGCACACCCGACTGCAACGGGAACTCGGTCTCGAATTCAGCAAGCTGGCGCTCTTCGAACACCCGTCGGTAGCTGCGCTCACCAGTCATCTGCGCTCGCTCGACGCGGCACCGACGCGGCTGCCGGGCACCCCGGCCGGCACCGTCGCCGAGCAACGGATCGCCATCATCGGCATGGCGGCCCGGCTGCCCGGAGCGGAAACCCTGGACGCCTACTGGGCCAACCTGGCCGCGGGTGTGGTGAGCGTCCGGCACTTCGACCCGGAGGAACTGGTGGCGGCCGGATTGTCAGTCGACGACGGCTTCGTTCCGGTCACCGGTGCACTCGCCGACGTCGACGCCTTCGACGCTGAATTCTTCGGAATCAGCGCGGCGGAAGCTGAGGTGACGGATCCCGCTCACCGGCTCTTCCTGGAGTGTTGTTATCACGCGCTGGAGCACGGCGGATATGCCGGCAGCGCCGCAGGCGCCCGGATCGGGGTGTTCGCCGGCAGCGGTATGAATCTCTACACGCACCAGAACTACCTGCTCAACAATCTGCTCGGCGCTCGCGACGATGCGGTGGGAGCCATCCAGACCGCGATCGGTACGCAGCCGGACTTCCTTGCCACCCGGGTCGCCTACCGGTTGGGGTTGACCGGTCCTGCGGTCGGAGTGCAGACCGCATGCTCGACCTCGCTGGTCGCCGTTCACCTGGCCTGCCAGGCGCTGCGTACCGGCGATGCTGACCTCGCGTTGGCCGGCGCCGCGGCGGTCCACGTCCCGCAGGTCACCGGCTATCGCCCGTACCCCGGCTCGATCCTGTCGCCGACCGGGCAGTGCCGGGCGTTCGACGCCGACGCCGACGGCACCGTGGGTGGTAACGGTGTCGCGGCGGTGCTGCTCAAGCGTCTCGACCGAGCGCTTGCGGACGGCGACACCATCCACGCGGTCATCCTCGGGTCGGCGATAAACAACGACGGCCGGGGAAAGGTCGGGTTCACCGCGCCGAGCGTGGCCGGGCAGGTCGACGTCATCGAGCGGGCGCTCGACCAGGCGGGCGTGCCGGCCGAGACCATCTCGTACCTCGAGGCCCACGGCACCGGTACACCGCTCGGCGACCCGGTGGAACTGCGCGCGGCGTCCCAGGCGCTGCGGAACCGGACCGACCGGGTCGGGTTCTGCACCGTCGGCTCCGTCAAGCCCAACATCGGTCACCTGGACAGCTGCGCTGGCCTGGCCGGGCTGATCAAGACCGTCCTCATGCTGTCCCATCGCACCCTGGTGCCGCAGGTGAATCTGCGTCGGCCGAACCCGGAACTCGAACTCGACGGCAGCCCGTTCGTGCTGAGCGACACGCTGCGGCAGTGGCGCACCGACGGCGGGCCACTGCGGGCCGGGGTCAGCGCCCTGGGTGTCGGCGGTACCAACGCGCACGTCGTTCTCGAAGAGGCGCCGGCTTCGCCGCAGCGCGAGCCCGCCGGGCCGATGCTGCACGTCCTGCCGCTGTCCGCGGCACACCCGCAGGCACTCGTCGAGCTGACCGGCCGGATGCGTGAGCACCTGCGTGCGCATCCTGACTTACCGGTCGCGGACCTGATCTCCACCGCAGCCGTCGGTAGACCGCATCTGCGACACCGCATCGCCGTCGTCGCCGACTCCACGGCCGAATTCGCGACTGCGCTCGGTGCGGCAACCGCAGGTGAGGCACCGGCCACCGGGTCCCCGTCCGTCGCACTTGCCTTCACGGGGCAGGGCGCCGCCCGTCTCGGCATGGCCAGCGACCTCTACGCCGCCTTCCCCGCGTTCCGTCGGGTACTCGACGACTGCGAGCGGATGTACGCCGGCCACCAGGGCGGGAGCCTGCTCGCGCTGCTGTGCGGACAGCACGACGAGCAGGACTGGCCGACGGAGACCGCACAGCCTGCGCTCTTCGCGTACCAGGTTGCCCTCGCCGAGCTCTGGCGAACGCTCGGTATCGAACCGCACGTCGTCCTGGGGCACAGCATCGGCGAGTACGCGGCGCTCTGTGTCGCTGGTGCACTCTCCGTCGCCGACGGCATGCGTCTCACCATCCTGCGCGGGGAGCTGATGCAGCACCTCGTGCCTCCGGGTGCCATGATCGGGCTACTGGCCGATCGTGCCGCCGTCGACGAGCTGTGCGCGGCGACCGGCGTCGGCCTGGCCGCCATCAACGGTGCCGAGGAGTACGTCCTCGCCGGATCGGAGGCCGATGTCGGGCAGGCGGCCGGGTGGCTCGATCGGCGGGGCATCGGGTGGCGCCGGCTGACGGTCGACCGCGCTTTCCACAGCGCCGGGCTGACACCGGTCGCCGACGCCTTTGCCGACCAGGCCGCGATGGTGTCGATGTCACCGTTGACCATTCCCATGGCGAGCACGGTGACCGGTCGTCTGCTGGCACCCGGAACCGTGCTGGACGTCGGCTACCTCACCAGTCAGATCAGTCAACCGGTCCGGTTCGCCGACGCGCTGGGCACGGTGGTGACCGAACAGTGCCGACTCTTCCTGGAGATCGGTCCGGACGCCGTGCTCAGCGGGGTGGGACGGCGCTCCGCCGCCGGCACCTTGTGGGTGCCCGCGCAGCGCCGCGGTGTCTCCTCGGTACGCGCGACCGAGCATGCCTTCGCGGAGCTGTATCGCCATGGTTGCGCCCTGGACTGGGCGGCCGTCGCCGGCGGCGGAGGACGGGTCGCCCTGCCGAGCTACCCGTTCCGACGCAGGCGGTACTGGATCGATGCCGGCGCGGCGAATACGGCGACCGTCGGCGGCGGTGCGGCCCAGCTGCACCGTCGCGCCGCCGCCGGGGTGGGTGATCCCGCCGAGGGTGGTCTCCCGGAGCAGGCGGATTCCCCGGCTGCCGAGCCGGCACATCGGCCACCCGACGTCCTGGCCAGGATCCGTGAGTTGACGGCCCGGCAACTGGGTGCCCCGCCGGCCGACGTGCACCCGGACCGGACGTTCCTGGAACTCGGCGCGGACTCCCTGACCATGCTGCGGGTGGTGCAGGAGGTGCGGCAGTCGTTCGGGGTCACGCTCACGGCCCGGGAGCTGTTCACGGACTCGGACACGCCGCGACGGTTGTCCGCGATGATCGCCGACCAGCTGCCGGCCGCAGCGCGGCAGGGGGTGCGCCCGCAGCCCGCCACCGTGGCGGCTCCGGTGGCGCCGGTCTGCGCCGAGCCGGCCCTGGAGGCACCCTCGACGGTTCCCACTGCGGCCTCGGCCCCGGTGCTCGACGTCATCGACCGGCAGCTCCGTCTCGCCGGCCAGCTCGTCGGCGAGGTCACCGGCATCATCCGCGAACAACTGAGCATGCTGACGGTGCAGGTTGACGCACCGGCACGGGGGCCCTCGCACCCCACACCACTTACCACGACGCCTCTCCCGCCGACGGCTGAGCCAGCCCGGCCGGCGTCGCCATCGGTTGCCGACCGGGCGAAGGCTGGTACCTGCGACTTCAGCCTGTACTTCTTCGGCAGCTATCCGGATCAGAGCCAGCAGGACAAGTACGGCGCGATCCTCGAAGCCGCCCGGTTCGGCGACAAGCACGGCTTCCACGGCGTGTGGTTCCCGGAGCGGCACTTCCACGCGTTCGGCGGGCTGTTTCCGAACCCGGTCGTGCTGGCGGCTGCGGTCGCCCGGGAGACCTCCCGGATCCGGATCAACGCCGGTTCGGTGGTGTTGCCGCTGCATGACCCGATCCGGGTGGCCGAGGAATGGTCCGTGGTCGACAACCTGTCGGGGGGCCGGGTCGGACTCTGCGTCGCGAGCGGCTGGCACGCGAACGACTTCGCCCTCCGGCCGGATGCGTTCGGCCGGCATCGGGACCTGATGTATGAGCACCTGGACACCGTGCAGGCCCTGTGGACCGGAGCGTCGGTGCCCGCCCGGTCCGGCAGCGGTGAACAGATCGACGTGCAGGTCTTTCCACGGCCGCTACAGGCTCTGCCGCCGATGTTCGTCGCCGCCGTCGCCAACCCGGACACCTACCGATCCGCCGCCGCCCGAGGGCTGGGGGTGGTCACCAACCTCATGATGCAGTCGATCGAACAACTGGCCGAGAACATCTCGCTCTACCGCCGAACCCGGCAGGCGCACGGGCTGGACCCGGATGGTGGGCGGGTGGCGGTCCTGGTGCACACCTACCTGGGTACCGACCTGGAGCGTGCCCGTGCCGAGGCGTTCGAGCCCTTCTGCGATTACCTGCGCTCGTCGCTGTCGCTGTTGGGTGGCGTCACCAACAGCCTCGGCCTTCAGATCGACCGCGACACCCCGGAGGAGGACGTCGAGTTCCTGCTCGAACGGGCCTACATCCGCTACTGCGAGGAACGCGCGCTGATCGGAACGGCGGACAGCGCCGCTCCCATCATCAACCAGCTGGTGGCGGCGGGCGCCGACGAGATCGCCTGCTTCGTCGACTTCGGAGTGACGGCCGAGCAGATGCTCCGCAGTCTGCACCTGGTCAACCAGGCGCGCGAGCGTCACCAGCGCCCCGCTGGTGACGAGCAACCTGATCGCCGTGCGCCTCTCTCCGCCGCCCAACGTGGTATGTGGTTCCTGGAGCAGCTGCACCCGGGGCGGGCGAGTTACCACGAGCCGAAGGCGATCCGGCTTACCGGTCCGCTCGACGTCACCGCCCTGGAGTGGGCACTGGCGAAGGTGATCGAGCGCCAGGCGGCACTGCGTACGGTGATCCACGACAGCGACGGCGAACCGTATCAACTGATCCGGCCGTCGGTGCAGGTGGACTGCCCGCTGTTGGACGAGACGGGTATCCCGGCGGAGGAGGCGATCCGGCGGACGGTGGCCGGTCTCACCGCCGAACCGATCGACCTGGCCACCGGACCACTGCTGCGGGCCGGACTCATCCACCTCGGGCCGGACGATCACGTGCTGGTGTTCGTCGCCCACCACATCGTCTTCGACTCGTTCTCCACCGCAGTCCTGGTCCAGGACCTTGCCGCCTTCTACCGGTCCTGGCCGGCGTACCCGTCGGCGCTCGCCCCGCTGTCGCTCAGCTATTCGGACCACGTGCGCGAGCGGCTCGCGACCCCCGAGCAGCGACGGCGGCATCTCGACTACTGGTCGTCGAACCTCCGCGACGCACCGGTGCTCCGGCTGCCCACCGACCGGCCGCGGCCGGCGGTCACGACTGGGCGTGGTGCCGCGCTCGTGCACCACCTTGACACCGATCTGACGAGGTCTGTCGAACGATTCGGCAAGCGGCACCGGGTCACGCCCTTCATGACTCTGCTCGGCGGAATCGCCGTAGCGCTGGGCACGTTCAGCGGTCAGGACGACGTGGTGCTGGGAACGGTGCTGACCAACCGCCCGCCCGGCACAGAGCACCTGATCGGTCTGTTCATCGATACCGTGCCCCTGCGCATCGACCTATCCGGGATGCCCTCCTTCGACCGGGTCGTACAACGGATCCGGGACACCAGCGTCGAGGCGTTCGACCACGCGGGCGTCGGCTTCGACGAGTTGGTCGCCGCGGTCAATCCAGAGCGCGACCCGAGTCACAACCCGCTGTTCCAGATCCTGGTCGAGTATGAGTCGGCTGCCACCGTCGACTTCGATCCGCCAGCGGTGCACGCCACGCTGCTCGACGTGCCGAGCGACCGGGCACCCCTCGACCTGACCCTCTACCTGACGCATCATGTCGATCACATCGAGTGCTTTGTCGAATACAGCACCGACCTGTTCGACGAGGCATTCGTACGCCGCCTGCTCGAATACGTCGAGACGGTCCTGCGTCGCGCGTGTGGCACACCCGACCTGGACCTGCCCGCCTTGACCGCGCCGACCGACGTGGACCGGGACGCGATCAGTCGATGGTCCGGAGAGTACCGCGACGCCCCGACGAGTTGCCTGCACGAACTGGTGGAACAGCAGGTGGCGCGGACGCCCGACGGGATCGCGCTGCTCGACGGGGACGTCCAGGTCACCTACCGCGAACTGGACCGGCGGGCGAACGCGCTGGCCTGGCACCTGCACGACCGCGGGGTACGGCAGGACCAGTTCGTGGGCGTGTGCCTGTCCCGTGGGGTGGACCTCATCGTGGTGCTGCTCGGGGTACACAAGGCGGGAGCGGCCTACCTGCCGCTGGACCACAGCCTGCCCGACTCCCGGCTTTCCTTCATGGTGAGCGACAGCGGGGCGGTCCTGCTCGTCACCGACGACGAGAAGCTCGCCTCCCGCCTTGGCGTGCCAGCGCTCACCGTGCCGCATGCCGATCCGCGGGCGCACCGGGCACCGCCGACGCAGAGCGGGCCGGACAGCCTCGCGTACTGCATCTACACCTCCGGCTCGACCGGCCGGCCCAAGGGGGTCGCGGTGCCGCATCGCGGTCCGGCGAACCTGGTCGGCTTCTACCTGCGGCACCGGCCCGCGCTACGTACCCTCCAGTGGACTTCCGTGAGCTTCGACGTGAGCGTGCAGGAGATCTTCACCACGCTCGCGTCCGGTGCCGCGCTGGTCCTGATCCCCGACTCGGCCCGCTACGAACCCGCAGTGGTGGCGCAGACCATTCGGCGGCACCAGGTCGAGCGGCTCTTCATGCCGTTCACCCCCCTGAAGTACCTGATGGCATCCGTGTCGGCGATGCCGTCGCTGCGCGAACTGGTCTCGGCCGGCGAGGAACTGACGGTGACCCCGCCGCTGCGTCGGTTCCTCGCGGCCCACCCGGACTGTCTGCTCTACAACGAGTACGGCCCGACCGAGGCATCCATCATCGCGACCGTCCAGCACGTCGATCCGGCGGCGGGTGACCGGCCGCCAATCGGTCGTCCGGTCGACAACGTCGTGGTCCGGCTCCTCGACGGCCAGGGGCGCCCGGTGCCGGTCGGCGCCACCGGTGAGATCTACCTGGGCGGTGCCTGCCTGGCCCGAGAGTACGTGGGCCGCTCCGACGAGACAGCGAAGGCGTTCGTACCCGATCCGGTCGTGCCCGCAGCCCGGCTCTATCGGACCCGCGATCTGGGGCGGTGGCTGCCTGACGGCAGCCTCCAGTACCTCGGCCGGGTCGATGAGCAGGTCAAGATCCGGGGCTATCGGGTGGAGCCCGAAGAGGCGGAGCGAGCCCTGCTCGCGTTGGAGGGGGTGCGTGATGCCGCCGTGGTGGCGATTCGAGACCCGCGCGGGGACACCTGCCTGGTCGGGTACGTGGTACTCGTCGCCGACGTACCCGCCGATGTCGTCGCGGGTTTCGAGGCTCAGCTGAGGGGCACCCTGCCGGGCTACCTGATTCCCTCGCGGTTCGTCGAGATGGACGAACTGCCGGTGAATGTCAGCGGCAAACTTGACCGAGCGCGCCTGCCCGAGCCGCAGTGGCGTACCCAACCCGGGGCCCGTCCCACCACAGATCTGGAGCGTGCCCTGCACGAGATGTGGTCCGCCCAGTTGGGGGTGGCGCACGTACCGGTGGACGCGTCGTTCTTCTCGCTCGGCGGGCACTCGCTCACCGCTGTCGAACTCGTCAACCGGATACGTGCCGGACTCACCGTCGAACTTCAGGTCAGCGACCTGTTCGCCGCTCCGAGCATCCGGAGCCTGGCGCAACGCATCACGGCCGCAAGGGTGTCGGACACCGCTGCCGTGACGAGCGTGCAGCAGCGGGCGTGGCGACTGCACCACAGCAACCCGAAGCCAGCGGTCTACAACGTGGGGCACCGGATCTGGCTGGACGGCGATCTCGACATCGCCGTTCTGGAGGACACCCTCGGTGCGCTTGTCGGCCGACATGCCGCACTGCGGACGCGGTTCGTCGCCGAGGCCGGCGAACTGCGCCAGGAGGTCCGGACCGACGTGCCCGTCGAGTTACCCGTGCACGATCTGTCCGGCAGCCCGGACCGGGTGGACCGTTGGTGTCAGGACCTGGTGGAGCGGGCCTTCGCGTTGGACGAGGCCCCACTGTGGCGGGCACAGTTGGGCCGCCTTGGTGAACGGCGCTCGGTGCTCGTACTGGTGTTGCACCACTCGATCTGCGACGGGTGGTCGATGGGGGTCATCTGGCGGGAGCTTTCCTCGATCTATACGGACCTGGTGCGGGGCGAGACCGTCGAGCTGCCGCCTGCGGTCGGGTATCCCGATTACGCGCGCTGGCGGGCGGCGCAACTTGAGGGGGAGCGCCGCAACGCCCTTGTCGCGTTCTGGCGCACCGCACTTGCGGACGTACCGCTTCGCGTCAACCTGCCGGTCGACCGGCCCCACCCGGGCAAGCTTTCCGGCAACGGCGCGCTGCACCGGTTCGAGATTCCGACGCGGGTGGCCCAGCTCGTCGAGACGACGGCCCGAGCAATTGACAGTACGCCGGCTGCGGTCCTCACCGGCGCCTTCGCGGTATGGATGGCGGGCCTGTGTGGGCAGCGTGATCTGGTCATCGCGCTGTCCAGTGCAAACCGTCTCCACTCGGAGCACGTCGGGGTCGTCGGTCCGGTCGGCGAGGCGCTGCCGGTCAGAGTGACGCTCTCCACCGGTCTGCGATTCGACGAAGTCGTGCGCGCCGTGACGGAACGGACCCTCGTCGCACTCGACCACCATGCCCTCCCACTCGGCCAGGTCGCGGAGGCACTCGGAGTAAGCCTGCCGACCCCACAGGTGCTGTTCAGCGTGGTGACCACCCCGCCACCGGTAATTGACCTGCCGAGGGTCACGACCGAGATAGAGAGCCTGCCGGTGACCGGTACGGCTCGGACGGAACTCTATGTCGTGCTCGTGCCCACTGGGGATCGCATCGAGGCCGTCTTCGAGTATTCGACGGACCTGTTCACCGAACACACGGTTGCCGGCTGGGCCAGCGACTTCGTCGCCGTTCTCGGCAGGGTCGTCGGCGCACCGTACGACGAGATCGGCGAAATGCCCCGTTGA
- a CDS encoding lasso peptide biosynthesis B2 protein, with product MSSSMALPEGGSLPLRERLAALVAVAAARLLARRSPRWIRSVLLLVRRGARPATVAEASAARRAVTAVSALCAGEGCLPRSLATVLLCRMRGTWPTWCTGVRTAPFAAHAWVVADGVPVDEPHPPGHYRPVIVVPSYGSPGWTGRR from the coding sequence ATGAGTTCGTCAATGGCGCTCCCCGAGGGCGGATCCCTGCCGCTGCGCGAGCGGCTGGCCGCGCTGGTCGCGGTGGCAGCGGCTCGGTTGCTCGCCCGCCGGTCACCGCGGTGGATCCGGTCGGTCCTGCTGCTGGTACGCCGCGGCGCACGACCGGCGACCGTCGCGGAGGCCAGCGCGGCACGCCGCGCGGTCACCGCCGTCAGCGCGCTGTGCGCGGGTGAGGGCTGCCTACCGCGTTCCCTCGCCACGGTCCTGCTGTGCAGAATGCGCGGTACGTGGCCGACCTGGTGCACCGGCGTGCGCACCGCGCCATTCGCGGCGCACGCGTGGGTCGTGGCCGACGGCGTTCCAGTTGACGAACCGCACCCACCGGGACACTACCGGCCGGTCATCGTGGTGCCGTCCTACGGATCACCAGGCTGGACCGGCCGCCGCTGA